The Deinococcus carri genome segment CCAGGCCACCAGGGGTGGAGGATTGATATAGGAATGGCCCCAGGCCACCCAACTGGAGGCCCACACATCAAGACTTGCTTGCAGGGCCTGTGCATCCACAAACCCCAGGACAGGCACCACCCGGTGGAAGCGCAGCTCCGCCCCCGCTCCACCGTGTGGCCCCTGCAAGGTGAAGGATTCCATCTGTTTGTCAGGAGGTGACGCGGAGAAGGGCTGCAAGTGCCACCCGGTTTCCCGGGCACAGCGGTGCAGCTCGGCATGAAGGCGGGGCAGGGGGTGGTCTTCCAGTCCCGCCAGGTCATCTGCCAGCCACACTTCCACCACCGTGGGCATCCCCCTTCCCCTAGCCCAGCGCCGCCCGCAGCCGCTCCACGTCGGTCTGCCACTCGTCGGCATCCTGACTGTCGGCCCAGAGGTCGGGGAGTTCGCTCTCGGGGCCGAGGACACGCTCCAGCGCGGCGCGGGCCAGTTCGCGCAGGGGTTCCAGCTCGGTGAGGTTGGCGCTTGCAACCCAGGCACGCAACGGGGCGTCCGTGATGCCTCCCGTCTCGCCCGTCAGCGCGGCAGCCAGAATCTCGGCGGCGGCCAGGACGCGGTGGCCTTCCTCAGCGGCCAGGAACCCGGTGTCGGGGTCGAGGGCCACGTCGAAGGCTTCGGCGAGGGCGAACGCGCCGTCCTGCACGACCTCCTGCGCGAAGGCCGCACCCACTTCATTCTCGAAACTGCCCGTGCCCCAGACGTTCATGGGTTCAGGGTAACCGCTTTTCATGTCGCACGAGCCTAATGCCCAGCGGCTCCAGCCCGTTCGCCAGTTGCTCCAGCAACGCCGGCTCTCCCGTCTGGAGGTGCAGGTCGCCCTCGTGGCATAACTTCACCTCCCATGCAAACGGCACGGTCCCAAACAGAAACCAGTCGTCGTGACCTAACCGCAAGCCCTGCGCCTGCCGTTCCCGGAGCAGGGCCGGGAAAGCGGCGAGCGGCACCGGCAAGGTGACCCACTGCCACGCCTCGAAGGCCGGATTCTCATCAAAGGCCGAGGCGCTCCAACCGTGCATGGTTTCCAGCGTTTCGACTCCGCAACAGGCCAGCGCACCGACCAGAACGGTCACCACCTCCGGCCACAGCAGCTCTGGCAAAGGCGCAGGCTGGCTGAGCCACTCGGCGGGCGAACCGGGTGTTATGCGCCGACCTCCTCCCGCCCGTACCGCTCCTCCACGTACTTTTCGAGCAGTTCCTGAAACTCCTCCGCGATGCGCGGCCCTTTCAATGTGGTCAGCAATTTGCCGTCCTGGTAGACGGGAGCGCGGGGGTCCTCGCCGGTGCCGGGCAGAGAAATGCCGATGTTGGCGTGCTTGCTCTCGCCGGGGCCGTTGACGATGCAGCCCATCACGGCGACCTGCATGTCCTCCACGCCGGGGTAGCGGGCCTTCCAGTCGGGCATGGCCTCCCGGATGTAGTCCTGAATCTTTTGCGCCAGGGTCTGGAAGAAGGTGGAGGTGGTGCGCCCGCAGCCGGGGCAGGACGTGACCTGCGGGAGAAACTGCCGCAGGCCCAGGCTCTGGAGAATCTGCTGGGCGACCTCGACTTCCAGCTTGCGGGACGCACCGGGTTCGGGCGTCAGGCTGACGCGGATGGTGTCACCGATGCCCTCCGTAAGCAGCGGCGCGAGGGCCACGCTGGAGGCCACCATGCCCTTCATACCCATGCCCGCCTCGGTGAGGCCGAGGTGCAGCGGGTAGTCGCACAGCGGCGCGAGCTGGCGGTAGACCTGCCACAGCTCGGGGGCCGAGCTGACCTTGACGGAGATGATGATCTGGTCGTGCGGGAGGCCCAGCCCCTCGGCATACGCGGCGCTTTCCAGGGCGCTGGTGACCATCGCGTCGATCATCACGTCGGTGCCGGACCGGGGGCTGCCCAGGCGGGCATTCAGGTCCATCAGGCGGGCGAGGACCTGCTGGTCGAGGCTGCCCCAGTTCACGCCGATGCGGACGGGTTTGCCGAATTCCTTGGCGACCTCGATCATGGTGGCGAAGTTGGCGTCGTGGTGCTGCCCGGCTCCGACGTTGCCGGGGTTGATGCGGTACTTGGCGAGCAGACGCGCCGTTTCGGGATACTCGCGCAGCAGGATGTGGCCGTTGTAGTGGAAGTCCCCGACGATCGGCACGTCGATGCCGACTTCATGCAGGCGGGCGACAAGTTCGGGGACGGCGGCGGCGGCCTCGCGCGTGTTGACCGTTACGCGCACGATCTCGGACCCGGCCCGCGCAAGCTGCGCGACCTGAAGGGCGGTGGCCTCGGCGTCGGCGGTGTCGGTGTTCGTCATCGACTGCACGACGATGGGATGCTGACTCCCCACGGGGACACTCCCGACCCAGGTGGTCACGGTCTGACGGCGCGGCGTACTCATACCTGTTCAGTCTACGCGTGTGGGTCCGGCGCATTCGGGGTGAAT includes the following:
- a CDS encoding DUF4259 domain-containing protein, yielding MNVWGTGSFENEVGAAFAQEVVQDGAFALAEAFDVALDPDTGFLAAEEGHRVLAAAEILAAALTGETGGITDAPLRAWVASANLTELEPLRELARAALERVLGPESELPDLWADSQDADEWQTDVERLRAALG
- the ispG gene encoding flavodoxin-dependent (E)-4-hydroxy-3-methylbut-2-enyl-diphosphate synthase, which gives rise to MSTPRRQTVTTWVGSVPVGSQHPIVVQSMTNTDTADAEATALQVAQLARAGSEIVRVTVNTREAAAAVPELVARLHEVGIDVPIVGDFHYNGHILLREYPETARLLAKYRINPGNVGAGQHHDANFATMIEVAKEFGKPVRIGVNWGSLDQQVLARLMDLNARLGSPRSGTDVMIDAMVTSALESAAYAEGLGLPHDQIIISVKVSSAPELWQVYRQLAPLCDYPLHLGLTEAGMGMKGMVASSVALAPLLTEGIGDTIRVSLTPEPGASRKLEVEVAQQILQSLGLRQFLPQVTSCPGCGRTTSTFFQTLAQKIQDYIREAMPDWKARYPGVEDMQVAVMGCIVNGPGESKHANIGISLPGTGEDPRAPVYQDGKLLTTLKGPRIAEEFQELLEKYVEERYGREEVGA